The following coding sequences are from one uncultured Desulfobacter sp. window:
- a CDS encoding DEAD/DEAH box helicase encodes MSHKNLEQAGFGEMNLSPDVLAALQTVGYETPTPIQAKTIPHMIACKDLLGQARTGTGKTAAFALPLLSRINLKNKRPQVLVVTPTRELAIQVAQSFTDYGANMKGLNVLAVYGGQSYGVQLNQLKRGVHVVVGTPGRLMDHMRRKTLCLPDLSGLVLDEADEMLQMGFIDDVEWILSQLPQSTQIALFSATMPAPIQKIAGKYLKDPEKVIIRHDSDVTSTIEQKFWMIRHTKKSNALIRILEASSHDGVIVFTRTRNDTMVLTKTLEEKGFKAEALNGDLAQAARERTINRLKNGNIDILVATDVAARGLDVDRISHVINYDMPSKIEPYIHRIGRTGRAGRTGEAILFVQPKEKWMLKRIEQATRRTVEEIVLPSNREINQKRVEDFKNKIAQTIDTEDLNTFTDLVEATAEEQDIPVAQVAAALAKMLQGNTPFLLKETAAKPAAVKKSVKKNEKKAKAPVSQKQKQAPSRLNRSKIAPTEKGMERYRIEVGHKHGLKPGDVVGAISNEAGLESKFIGAINIDYDYALVDLPFGMPKSIFNLLKRTWIKSHKMSISKYAC; translated from the coding sequence ATGTCCCATAAAAATTTAGAACAGGCCGGGTTCGGCGAAATGAACCTGAGCCCGGATGTTTTAGCGGCTTTGCAAACCGTTGGCTATGAAACCCCCACACCGATCCAGGCCAAGACCATTCCCCATATGATCGCATGCAAAGACCTGCTGGGTCAGGCCAGAACCGGAACGGGAAAAACAGCGGCGTTTGCACTGCCCCTGCTTTCCCGTATCAATCTTAAAAACAAGCGGCCCCAAGTGCTTGTGGTGACCCCGACCCGGGAGCTTGCCATCCAGGTGGCCCAGTCCTTCACTGACTACGGCGCAAACATGAAGGGCCTGAATGTTCTGGCGGTTTACGGCGGCCAAAGCTACGGTGTTCAGCTGAACCAGTTAAAACGGGGCGTCCATGTGGTTGTGGGGACACCAGGCCGTCTTATGGATCATATGCGGCGCAAAACCCTCTGCCTGCCTGACCTGTCCGGCCTGGTGCTGGATGAAGCGGACGAAATGCTGCAGATGGGATTTATTGATGATGTTGAATGGATTTTATCCCAACTCCCCCAATCTACTCAAATTGCATTGTTTTCCGCCACCATGCCGGCCCCTATCCAAAAAATTGCGGGCAAATACCTTAAAGACCCTGAAAAGGTGATTATCCGTCATGATTCTGATGTCACCAGCACCATCGAACAAAAATTCTGGATGATAAGACATACCAAAAAGAGCAATGCCCTGATCCGGATATTAGAGGCGTCCTCCCATGACGGCGTCATCGTATTTACCCGGACCCGCAATGACACCATGGTCCTGACAAAAACCCTGGAAGAAAAAGGATTTAAGGCCGAGGCCCTGAACGGAGACCTTGCCCAGGCGGCCCGGGAACGGACGATCAACCGGTTGAAAAACGGAAATATCGATATTCTTGTGGCCACGGATGTGGCGGCCAGGGGCCTTGATGTTGACCGGATTTCCCATGTCATCAACTATGATATGCCCTCTAAAATCGAACCCTATATCCACAGGATCGGACGAACCGGCCGGGCCGGAAGAACCGGTGAAGCCATTTTATTTGTCCAGCCAAAAGAAAAGTGGATGTTAAAACGCATCGAACAAGCCACCCGCCGGACGGTGGAAGAGATCGTTCTGCCTTCCAACCGTGAAATCAATCAAAAACGGGTGGAGGATTTTAAAAATAAAATTGCCCAAACCATCGACACCGAGGATCTGAATACCTTCACGGATCTGGTGGAAGCCACCGCAGAAGAACAGGATATTCCGGTTGCCCAGGTGGCCGCGGCCCTGGCAAAGATGCTCCAGGGTAACACACCGTTTCTGCTCAAAGAGACGGCGGCCAAACCCGCTGCTGTTAAAAAGAGTGTCAAGAAAAATGAAAAAAAGGCCAAAGCACCTGTTTCACAGAAACAAAAACAGGCACCGTCCCGCCTAAACCGCAGTAAAATAGCGCCCACTGAAAAAGGAATGGAGCGATATCGCATTGAAGTGGGGCACAAGCACGGTCTGAAACCCGGTGACGTGGTGGGGGCCATTTCCAATGAAGCGGGCCTGGAAAGCAAATTCATCGGTGCCATCAATATTGACTATGATTATGCGCTGGTGGATCTGCCCTTCGGCA
- a CDS encoding thioredoxin family protein: MRLKNSAPYFGRFYFDPGPKTEKLVREVIRETGVDATVEKVTDMLQIASYGGFGTPSVIVDGEAKCVGKVPRKADIKAWLVGSGGQWCTRLQRSA, encoded by the coding sequence ATAAGGCTCAAAAATTCGGCGCCATATTTTGGGAGATTTTATTTCGACCCTGGGCCTAAAACAGAAAAGCTGGTCCGGGAAGTGATCCGGGAGACGGGCGTGGACGCAACCGTGGAAAAAGTGACCGACATGCTGCAGATTGCCTCATACGGGGGGTTCGGCACCCCTTCGGTGATTGTGGACGGAGAGGCCAAATGTGTGGGCAAGGTTCCTAGGAAAGCTGATATTAAAGCCTGGCTTGTGGGATCGGGTGGGCAATGGTGTACGCGTTTACAGCGTTCAGCTTGA
- the ftsZ gene encoding cell division protein FtsZ: MTFSYVENNNTAKIKVIGVGGAGGNAVNNMIDAKLQGVKFIVANTDAQALEHSRAESKIQMGVQLTEGLGAGADPSVGRDAALESMDELRDALADSHMVFITAGFGGGTGTGAAPVIAEICKDLGILTVAVASKPFSFEGKKRERAALEGLEKLQEITDTVITIPNDRLRGIAGKGARMKDMFIKADEILHHSVKGITDLIMMPGHVNLDFADVKTTMQKAGKALMGIGIASGENRATEAAERAISHPLLEDISVSGAKGVLMNITSSSDLTLDEMTEACDRIYEEVGDEAEIIWGQTFDEELGDEIRITVIATGIGMEEPAFAENMRRFDPQTAQAYGQQHQPQQTTAANGTYGAYGAQAYAQTAPGMGAPAGSRQSIARGVVRDATEEDMANWDEPVRVVRHKRVVGEENQTQDYGTDYDNDDLEIPTFLRRKAD; the protein is encoded by the coding sequence ATGACTTTTTCTTATGTGGAAAACAACAACACGGCAAAAATTAAGGTCATCGGTGTCGGCGGCGCCGGCGGCAACGCGGTCAACAACATGATCGACGCCAAGCTCCAGGGCGTCAAATTTATTGTGGCCAACACGGATGCCCAGGCATTAGAGCATTCCCGGGCGGAATCTAAAATCCAGATGGGTGTCCAGCTCACCGAAGGCCTTGGGGCCGGGGCCGACCCCAGCGTGGGCAGAGATGCGGCTTTGGAAAGCATGGATGAACTGCGGGACGCCCTTGCAGACAGTCACATGGTATTCATCACCGCCGGGTTCGGCGGCGGTACCGGTACAGGCGCTGCGCCTGTCATCGCAGAGATATGCAAGGATCTTGGTATTCTCACCGTGGCGGTGGCCTCCAAACCCTTTTCCTTTGAGGGCAAAAAACGGGAAAGAGCCGCCCTTGAGGGGCTTGAAAAGCTGCAGGAGATTACGGACACCGTGATCACCATCCCCAACGACCGGCTGCGCGGTATTGCCGGTAAAGGGGCACGCATGAAGGACATGTTCATTAAAGCCGACGAAATTTTGCACCACTCCGTTAAAGGCATCACAGACCTGATCATGATGCCCGGCCACGTCAACCTGGACTTTGCCGACGTAAAAACCACCATGCAAAAGGCGGGTAAGGCGTTAATGGGTATTGGTATTGCCTCCGGGGAAAACCGTGCCACGGAAGCGGCCGAGCGGGCCATTTCCCATCCGCTGCTCGAAGACATCTCCGTATCCGGGGCCAAAGGTGTACTGATGAACATCACCTCAAGTTCAGATCTGACCCTTGACGAAATGACCGAAGCCTGTGACCGCATTTATGAGGAAGTGGGTGACGAGGCTGAAATCATCTGGGGCCAGACCTTTGACGAAGAGCTCGGGGATGAAATCCGCATCACCGTCATTGCCACAGGTATCGGCATGGAAGAACCGGCATTTGCCGAAAATATGCGCAGATTTGACCCCCAAACCGCCCAGGCATACGGACAACAGCATCAACCCCAGCAAACCACGGCGGCCAACGGCACCTATGGGGCATACGGGGCCCAGGCCTATGCCCAAACCGCACCGGGCATGGGAGCCCCTGCCGGATCCCGGCAGAGCATTGCCAGAGGTGTTGTAAGGGACGCCACGGAAGAGGATATGGCCAACTGGGATGAACCGGTGCGTGTGGTTCGCCACAAACGCGTGGTGGGAGAAGAGAACCAGACCCAGGACTACGGTACGGACTATGATAATGACGACCTGGAAATCCCCACTTTTTTAAGACGTAAAGCCGATTAA
- the ftsA gene encoding cell division protein FtsA, whose amino-acid sequence MQGNEKLLVGLDIGTTKICAVVGEMLDDEINIIGVGSHPSTGLRKGSVVNIESTVDSIKKAVEEAELMADCNISSVYVGIAGNHIKGFNSHGIIAIKGREITDMDVERVIDAAKAVAIPPDREILHVISQEFIVDEMTSIQNPVGMTAVRLEAKIHIITGAVSAARNIIKCCHKAGLEVCDIALESLASGYAVLTDEEKELGCILADMGGGTTDLALFKDNNLKFIYELTVGGHNLTNDISVGLRTPLPEAEKIKKTHGTCIPQHVKAHDVIEVPAVGGRAPKRLPKGILAEILEPRVEEIFSLLKQALFSNGLENSFPAGFILTGGSVVMDGIAEMAESVFNVPVRIGEADRIGGLKDIVKNPAYATGVGLVIFGSKTSCVIQDVKSDAGGLQIILNKMKQWFKNII is encoded by the coding sequence TTGCAGGGGAACGAAAAACTACTGGTGGGACTTGACATCGGTACCACCAAAATCTGCGCAGTCGTCGGTGAGATGCTTGATGATGAGATCAACATCATCGGTGTGGGCTCTCACCCCTCCACAGGGCTTCGCAAGGGATCCGTGGTCAACATTGAGTCCACGGTGGATTCCATTAAAAAAGCTGTGGAGGAAGCCGAACTCATGGCCGACTGCAATATTTCTTCGGTGTACGTGGGGATTGCAGGCAATCACATCAAGGGATTCAACAGCCACGGCATCATTGCCATCAAGGGGCGGGAAATCACCGACATGGATGTGGAGCGGGTCATTGATGCGGCCAAGGCGGTTGCCATCCCCCCGGACAGGGAAATTCTGCATGTCATCTCCCAGGAGTTCATTGTGGATGAAATGACCTCCATCCAGAATCCCGTGGGCATGACGGCCGTGCGCCTGGAAGCCAAAATCCACATCATAACGGGGGCCGTATCTGCTGCACGCAATATTATCAAGTGCTGTCACAAGGCAGGGCTTGAGGTGTGCGACATTGCCCTGGAATCCCTGGCATCGGGCTATGCCGTGCTCACCGATGAAGAGAAGGAACTTGGCTGCATTCTGGCCGATATGGGCGGCGGCACCACGGACCTTGCCCTGTTCAAGGACAATAATCTCAAATTCATTTACGAACTCACCGTGGGCGGCCATAACCTGACCAACGATATTTCCGTAGGGCTTCGGACCCCCCTGCCCGAAGCCGAAAAGATCAAGAAAACACATGGCACCTGCATCCCCCAGCATGTCAAGGCCCATGATGTCATTGAGGTGCCTGCGGTGGGCGGCAGGGCCCCCAAGCGCCTGCCCAAGGGCATTCTTGCTGAAATCCTGGAACCCCGGGTGGAGGAGATCTTTTCCCTGCTCAAGCAAGCCCTGTTTTCCAACGGCCTTGAAAACAGTTTTCCCGCCGGATTTATACTCACCGGCGGCAGCGTTGTCATGGACGGTATCGCGGAAATGGCCGAGTCCGTATTCAATGTACCTGTGCGCATCGGTGAAGCCGATCGTATCGGCGGGCTTAAGGACATTGTTAAAAACCCCGCATACGCCACAGGTGTCGGTCTTGTCATTTTCGGATCAAAAACAAGCTGCGTGATACAGGATGTCAAGTCCGATGCCGGCGGGCTGCAGATAATTCTAAATAAAATGAAACAATGGTTTAAAAATATCATTTAA